The following are from one region of the Dermacentor albipictus isolate Rhodes 1998 colony chromosome 5, USDA_Dalb.pri_finalv2, whole genome shotgun sequence genome:
- the LOC135898295 gene encoding alpha-crystallin A chain-like: protein MARSLVPSAWFPGRDWWSDTWDVPSSRLFDQHFGTPLLDGDLRALRPTRIGMRAPFRRQLSRGAGGGGGVSELRNEPDSFQVMLDVSHFSPEEITVKTVDRCISVSARHEERMDEHGFVSREFTRRYVLPEDTLPEQVSSTLSPDGVLTITAPKKPPASAPNERIVPIAVQGAAALPLPVPVQHEP from the exons ATGGCGCGCAGCCTGGTTCCCTCGGCGTGGTTCCCCGGCCGCGACTGGTGGTCGGACACGTGGGACGTGCCCAGCAGCCGGCTGTTCGACCAGCACTTCGGCACCCCGCTGCTGGACGGCGACCTGCGGGCGCTGAGGCCCACGCGGATCGGCATGCGAGCCCCATTCCGGAGACAGCTGTCCAGGGGAGCAGGAGGAGGCGGCGGGGTGTCCGAGCTACGAAACGAGCCGGACTCTTTCCAG GTGATGCTTGACGTGAGCCACTTCTCGCCGGAGGAGATCACGGTGAAGACGGTGGACCGGTGCATCAGCGTGTCGGCGCGCCACGAGGAGCGCATGGACGAGCACGGCTTCGTGTCCCGCGAGTTCACCCGGCGCTACGTGCTGCCCGAGGACACGCTGCCCGAGCAGGTGTCGTCCACGCTGTCTCCCGacggcgtgctcaccatcacgGCGCCCAAGAAGCCACCCGCCTCGGCGCCCAACGAGCGCATCGTGCCCATCGCCGTGCAGGGCGCCGCCGCGCTGCCCTTGCCCGTGCCCGTGCAACACGAGCCCTGA